Proteins encoded together in one Portunus trituberculatus isolate SZX2019 chromosome 39, ASM1759143v1, whole genome shotgun sequence window:
- the LOC123515617 gene encoding uncharacterized protein LOC123515617, with amino-acid sequence MKITLAFASLLAIVALSSAQEPAWCRCAAFVSSRHMEIMVLELPEVDVTSCQNTNQCRNRCVNEINTMTNEMDLWSTVDGDTVGQYFCHELFTHGLFWIHNSYIHGYYQMCGGPWEYTGVDSQQALCCTNNQHIHCVMK; translated from the exons ATGAAGATCACCCTGGCCTTCGCTTCTCTTCTTGCTATTGTTGCACTCTCCAG TGCACAGGAGCCGGCATGGTGTCGGTGTGCGGCGTTCGTGTCTTCCAGGCACATGGAAATCATGGTTTTGGAACTGCCCGAGGTTGATGTCACTAGTTGCCAGAACACAAACCAGTGTAGGAATCGCTGCGTCAACGAG ATCAATACCATGACCAACGAAATGGACTTGTGGTCCACTGTTGATGGCGACACCGTCGGCCAATACTTCTGCCACGAGCTTTTCACCCATGGTCTCTTCTGGATCCACAACTCTTAC ATACACGGTTACTACCAGATGTGCGGCGGACCATGGGAATACACCGGAGTAGACTCCCAGCAGGCGCTGTGCTGTACCAACAACCAGCACATTCACTGTGTCATGAAATAA